A part of Perca fluviatilis chromosome 15, GENO_Pfluv_1.0, whole genome shotgun sequence genomic DNA contains:
- the LOC120575399 gene encoding interferon a3-like, with amino-acid sequence MLENKVSQSSALLTILIITFFFMMQNLSGVLIFLLATLTPVLCCDWLRHYGHLSNKSMTLLRLMGAELSDHDSPLSFPYKFYRRIQNNTVESQLVFIRDSLELIEGLYLHNDLSSVAWDTDRTDHFLMTLERQREGISSCLSTERRADSRLRKYYRRLETLLHTGGSSASWEMIRKVTDQHLHQLNLLVNFMVEQQKH; translated from the exons ATGTTGGAGAACAAAGTCTCTCAGTCTTCAGCCTTACTAACCATCCTCATCATCACCTTCTTCTTCATGATGCAGAATCTGAGCGGCGTGCTGATCTTCCTCCTCGCCACCCTGACCCCGGTcctgtgctgtgattggctcagaCACTACGGTCACCTTAGCAACAAATCAATGACTCTGCTGCGCCTCATG GGTGCTGAGCTCTCTGACCACGACAGccctctttcctttccttaCAAGTTCTACAGACGCATACAAAACAACACG gtGGAGTCCCAGCTGGTTTTCATCAGAGACAGTCTGGAGCTGATTGAAGGTCTCTATCTCCATAACGACCTCTCCTCCGTTGCCTGGGATACAGACAGGACGGACCACTTCCTGATGACgctggagagacagagagaagggatCAGCAGCTGT CTTTCAACGGAGAGGAGAGCAGACAGCCGACTGAGGAAATACTACCGGAGACTGGAGACTCTGCTCCACACG GGAGGCAGCAGTGCATCCTGGGAGATGATCCGGAAGGTGACTGACCAGCACCTGCACCAGCTGAACCTGCTGGTGAACTTCATGGTGGAACAGCAGAAGCATTGA